A stretch of DNA from Vicinamibacteria bacterium:
GCATTCCCTTGGTGGACGACGGCGCCACAGACCCACGGGTGGTGTTGGGAAAGCGAAAGCGGCTCGAATCCTCGAATGCGACCTTCCGCCAGCTCGTGGGTTCGTCGTTCACCGGCTCGGCCACGTGCTCGGGAAGCGCTGTTTGGTCGCCGGGAAGCCGGACGGGTGAATTCTTCGGCTCGAGCCGTGCGGTGAAATGAATCGGAGCGGGGGAGCGGGGTGAGGCCGGCTCGGTGGCGTCGGCTCTGGGAGCCGGGTCCGGTCCGGTAGGGATCGCCCCCGGCGGACGGCTCGCCTTCCCTCATCCGCCAATACCATCTGCAGCATGATAGGCGCTCAGGGACTCGAGTTCCGCAGTCAGGTCGATCCTCTGCTCTCGGAAGATATCCCGCAGCGTTACCATGCCTTTGATTGCCCCGTGCTCGTCGACGATCGGCAACTGCGGTACCCCATGCTCCGCCATCACGCTGACGGCGTCGGCGATCGTGGCGTTGGCCGCGACCGTAATCGCAGGGGAAGTCATCACCTCGCCCACTGTGGTCACTTCCGGGTCACGCCCGCCAAGGACGACACGAAAGGCCAGATCTCGTTGGGTGAATGCACCCAGAAGCACCCCCTTTTCAACCACGAAGAGCGTGTCAACGCCCCCCTCTTTCATGAGCCGGACGGCGCGAAGCACCGATGTCGAGGGTTCGGCCGTTACTGCAGATACTCCGGCCTTCCTAAGAATGCTCATTCCAATCTCCTATTCCTCTGCGCGCAATTCGCTGGGGTGCGAACTTCACAGGACGGGTCCCACGGTGAAAAACACGCAGGCAAGCCTAAGCAACGATATCATCAAAGCCGTTCGAGACCGGGTTACTCGCCAGAGCTGTCAAAAATTC
This window harbors:
- a CDS encoding CBS domain-containing protein, with the translated sequence MSILRKAGVSAVTAEPSTSVLRAVRLMKEGGVDTLFVVEKGVLLGAFTQRDLAFRVVLGGRDPEVTTVGEVMTSPAITVAANATIADAVSVMAEHGVPQLPIVDEHGAIKGMVTLRDIFREQRIDLTAELESLSAYHAADGIGG